From the genome of Triticum aestivum cultivar Chinese Spring chromosome 3B, IWGSC CS RefSeq v2.1, whole genome shotgun sequence, one region includes:
- the LOC123069493 gene encoding ERI1 exoribonuclease 2-like, which yields MAAIMAARGQGLVQDFDFFVVVDFEATCVKDTRIFSQEIIEFPAVLVDGATGCIQSAFRRYVRPKHHPVLTQFCRELTGIRQEDVDGGVDLGEALWMHDSWLKAATAGGGSLAVVTWGDWDCRTMLESECRFKGIEKPSYFDRWINLRVPFQAALGGGGRVTLQEAVRAAGLDWEGRLHCGLDDARNTARLLVELMRRGVKMTITGSLGPPPPIQQKEQPPKLLTSSCGGSSALAPLLMIQQKQQSPQLRTSPCGGSSALAPPLIQQKQQPPQPHMISPCGSSSATCFCYCRVPTRGGVVSVPGPMQGKCFFGCGNWTPAMGPVCPYFVWTN from the coding sequence ATGGCAGCGATCATGGCGGCGCGCGGGCAGGGGCTGGTCCAAGATTTCGACTTCTTCGTGGTGGTGGACTTCGAGGCGACGTGCGTGAAAGACACGCGGATCTTTTCGCAGGAAATCATTGAGTTCCCCGCCGTGCTCGTCGACGGCGCCACCGGCTGCATCCAGTCCGCGTTTCGCAGGTACGTTCGTCCAAAACATCACCCTGTGCTAACCCAATTTTGTAGGGAACTCACCGGCATCCGGCAGGAGGACGTCGACGGCGGCGTGGATCTCGGCGAGGCGCTCTGGATGCACGACTCTTGGCtgaaggcggcgacggcggggggaGGCAGCTTGGCCGTCGTGACCTGGGGAGATTGGGATTGCCGCACCATGCTCGAGTCCGAGTGCCGCTTCAAGGGGATCGAGAAGCCCTCCTACTTCGATCGCTGGATCAACCTGAGGGTCCCCTTCCAGGCGGCGCTCGGCGGCGGAGGGCGGGTCACCCTTCAGGAGGCGGTCAGGGCAGCGGGACTGGATTGGGAGGGCCGCCTGCACTGCGGACTGGACGACGCGCGCAACACGGCTCGGCTTCTTGTTGAGCTGATGCGGCGCGGGGTCAAGATGACCATCACCGGTTCGCTggggccgccgccgccgatccagcAGAAGGAGCAGCCCCCGAAGCTTCTCACAAGCTCTTGCGGTGGCTCATCTGCGCTGGCGCCGCTGCTGATGATCCAGCAGAAGCAGCAGTCGCCGCAGCTTCGCACAAGCCCTTGCGGTGGCTCATCGGCGCTGGCGCCGCCGCTGATCCAGCAGAAGCAGCAGCCGCCGCAGCCACACATGATAAGCCCCTGCGGCAGCTCCTCTGCGACGTGCTTCTGCTACTGCAGGGTACCGACCAGAGGAGGCGTGGTGTCTGTGCCAGGGCCGATGCAGGGCAAGTGCTTCTTCGGGTGTGGCAACTGGACGCCGGCCATGGGACCCGTGTGCCCCTACTTCGTATGGACCAACTGA